TCTGTACTCTAAAGAGCTCCAAAATGGAGTCTGTTTCTTTCTTGATTCTTCCCTTACATTCCAGACGAGTTCAACTGGAGTTCTACGTGGGTGAAAAGCCCATTGCTCATGCCATATCTTCATTACTGGTTAGTTTGATCATCAGTTTAGTTTTCCAAAGTGCTCCAAGCATAACCGAACGATCCAACATACATCGTGAAGTTTGGGCGATTTACGTACGGTTTATTCCCTGTCCGTCGTGATGCACGTCAAGGCACACGTGATTCAGACGAAATTCACCGCCCGAAAAGCATAAGTTTTCCATACAATCTTACACTGCATAATCTGTCACACACGCACGCGAGTCTAATGtaatatacggagtactatatacTACTACTCCAATCTTACAATTCCAATGATGAGAGCACACATACATAGAGGACTGATCtaaatatgtatgccatgccaCCGATCGAGACCGATCCCCAAAACAGAAGAGAGAGATAACACAAGAACACAGCAAAACACGATCGATCGAGAAACGACGAAGCCTCACCGTCACCGATCGACCAGCACGAGTCCGCTAATTAAGGGaaaacgccgccgccgaaaaGATGCCGTGTCGCCTTCCGCCGTTAcgtgctcctccagcttgccGATCCAGCCCACGCAGGCTCATCGATCCGGCCGTTCGGATCACACCGGGCACTCATCTGCCGCGCCGTCGTCTTTGGGGTCGCCGTTCTtgggcgcggcggcgtcgggcccCGCGGGGGCAACGACGCTGGCGCGGCAGAGCGGGCAGGTGGCGTGGAGACGCAGCCAGGCGTCGACACAGGCCGCGTGGAACCGGTGGCCAcagcgggggaggaggcgcgcgagtTCCCCGTCGCGGAACTCCACGATGCACACCGCGCAGTCTCCGTCCCTGTCGGCGGCGTCGCGGCTCGAGTCGAACACGGAGACGGGCAGGGAAGACGCGATGtcctcccgccggcgcctggaGGATgaggacgcgcgcggcgaggtCGCGGGGGACGTGTCGGCCGAGGACGATTCCCCCTCGCCGGGGGAGGAGGGCCCTCGCTTCCCGGAGAAGAAGCGCCAGAAgtagaagaagatgaggaggatCATCAGCAGGTTGATGCTCACGAGGCAGGCCGTCAGCACGGGGCCGTGCGGCGCCCAGTGGCTGCTcgtctccaccgccgccgccgccgcatggGTCGGGCTGCCGCTCTGCTGGGCTGTTGACATGGCGGCGCCTGTTGCGAGAAGATGGATTTGGACGAGAGGAACAGCAGATGGGAGTTTGCCAATGGTGTGCATAAACCGCACAAACTAAATCTTTTCTACTGCAAAATTAATAAGGCGTCCTTTAATTCTGCGCTGATGATCAATTCGAATTAAGAGAGGAATAAATTCTCCGAAAGATGGTAGAATGCAGGCCGAACAAGGAAAAAAGGGTAGTAGGGAACAAGaatagagaagaagaagcacggAAGAGGATGAGTGAACGTGGTGCAGGAAAGTTGAGCACAGTGGGGGTTTATAAAagggtggaggagggaggtAACATTGGCTCTTGAGCTTTCTTTGAGGGGTATAATACTACAGTGGTGATGAGTTTGTTAATTGCCAGATGGTTTGACTGGGGCGGTTCATCTGGTTCTAGCTGTAATCTATACTAGCTAGGTTGTCTCTTACAACACACGTTGGATTGTTGTGTGGTGACAAATGAATTATGATTCAGTTATGCATTTTTTTCGTTATATTTACCATTTTTTATGAGACAACACGGCGTGTTATTCATTGGTTGAAATCAATTTGATCCGGAGGGTATAGAGAAAAACACAAGAAACAATCAGCATACATCATCGAAACCCGATGAGAGCTTTCCAAGGCCTAGGTGATTGATTTTGTAGGCATGTCCTTTTAAGTCCTCCAAAATTTGCGTCCGTGAGAGAAGGTTGTGCTGAAATATTCtacattttctttccttcctaATAGACCacaaagaaagcaagaaaagGGATGATGCTCCCCAAGCCAACATCACGCACATGATGACATGATTGCTTTAGCATAGCTAACCCGCTGAACCGAACATCATATCTTTCACCTGTTGCCACGATACAAGGTTGATGGGCGCTATTTTTATCACATAGTATTGATCTAATTAATTATCAAAGTTAGACCTTTAAACACGTTGGTACCATCTATTTTAGAAACGAATGGTAGATTATGGAATGGATGGAGTATGGGAGAACATAGAACATACTGTATTTGTCCTTTTATACTGAACAGTTTGCATGCACGCATTTTAATGttttactttgaccatcaattcaTCAATGAAACATGGGTTATGCGGCATAAAAAAGTAGAATGTTGAAAACGTTTTTCAAATACAAATTCAACTGTATAATTTTGTGTCACATAAAATAAATACTATTGGTCTAATTAGTGGTCAAGGTTGAATCTCCAACTATGTGGACACTCACTATACAAGAACAGAGGAAATAGAAATTGCCTAAATTGGATAGCGTTCACTCAAATTTTATTGGTAAACTTTTACTTGTTCGTATACCACTTGGTTTGTCCATTAACTATGCAAAATAGATAATATTTTAGGACTAATATACATggtttttttaaaagaatatCAAATAGGAAGCATGTTGAAAGTAGACTACATTAGAACAAATCAAAAATAAAGTATACAAGAGAGAAGGACGTTTGCGGTGCTTTGGCAAGGAGATGGGAGTTGGTAGAGTTGTTCCTCAAGCAAAACCAATTAAAACGGTGGAGACTTTTGTTACGGGGGCTATCCAAACCtgtacataatttttttttccactctACACAGTGTTGGAGATGATGAATCATTAATATTCGGACTACTTAACAATGGAAAatacaaaggaaaaaacattCAAGATGATATAAATTGagaaaaattaaaagaaaaatgaaccaAAACATCAATATTGATCGCAAGGTAACTAAACTTAAGTCTAATATTGAAGACTCAATTTATAGTTATGCAACCAAAAACACAAAGATGAACCCAAAACTTCAAATTTTTGCATAGGATGCAGCACAAAATGTTGATTTTGTATTACAAGAAATTGGATTTCAGTTGATGCAAAGAAGAATATGCAAATTTTTTTGTAACACATGTTTATGAATTGTTCTTGTAGAAATAGTAGTTTCCTTCAACGTTAGCTTTTACTTAACTAGAGTAGAGAGCGAAATTAATAAAACTAGCTGAATGAGGCAAACAAACTGATAAGATGTCTTGTTAAATTAAGTCACTGTACTGttctaatttatttttataaaaacatttttatttcatatttaaaataaatatatagtCATAGAAACTGCTTAAGTTTGCCTTTTTCTATTTGAAGACAATGGAAACAAGTCTTGACTATCCTTCATCTAATTAATCTAATTCTCTCTAAGCAAGCTGACCTGTCTTATGGTATTGCTGATTTGTCAATTATTTAGTGGTTGACATAACGTTGGGCTGTCCGTGAAGAATCCAGCTCATCACCTGTCCTGCTGATGTGTCAATATATTAGTGGCTGGGCAAGATAGCTTCCAATAGGGTTTGACAATAAGATCATGCATGAATAATACATTAAGTTTTTAATTGGTATCAAGTGGGAAATAAAAACTCAACAGATCCTGCTTGGTCCCCCTTCAATGCTGACGGGTTGATAATATTAAAGCATGGACTCTATATTAACAATGCAATATTGTTCTGTTGTCAATGAGTATGCATGTGAACTGAACCAACTTAAAAACCTAGTTTATTCTCTAGACCACTGGCTAAAGAACTGTCAAACTGGAATTCGgcgtttggcaaccaagaattcatttcatttgatcaaaatgaaatgaaatgcaatttttgataggatttcatttggttaaatttgaatttcgagttgaaaaatcatgtttgtctaccacatggaattgaagagtgagagacaattctagagaaatgatggcttttaaaAAAGAATTGAGCCTAGTTATAGTatgatttcatgaaatttgagattggaTTCTTGTGgctaattccgtgccaaccaaacaagttgttttttgaattcaaaatgaattttaCTATTCTATGCctaaatgatgggtgccaaacgagctgtacATGCACCAACTAGCCGAGTGATCCGTGCATTTGCACGGCTAAATTCATTATCATTTTTTCGCAGTTTCAGCAAAGTAGAATTTCATTCTATCTCTAAAATATTTGTTTCCCTTCCCACGTGTACATCTATCTGAATATCTTGTTTTTTAATCAGTTATTctatcttaaaaaaaatacacgaCCTGCAATTGATAAGCCGCCCCCTGGGTATCATGTTAAGAAGAAGACATTTTCACGCCCCGAACCGATGCGTTAGGAGTTAATGTCACCAATTGAGATATTTAGCCTGTATGAACGAACATAGTGGCTTTTAATACTTCAATATATAACCTGTGGTTTAAACTAGTTCccatttcatttttctccTTATGCGTTGGCTAATCCATTCTACTATACGCTAGCACACTTCAATCCAAACATTCATCACCGCTAATAACTAATATGGATAAATTGCAACGGAATTACGGCCACCAATGTTTCAAGAGACATATAGATGTTCGCATTTGCTGTTCTTTGGTTGCCAGGAACCTTTTGGAGGTTCAGTCGATTTGTGTTGAGAGCGCAGGATGGAACCGAAAGGAGAAGGTGCAGGCCAAACACGGCGAcgcgccgaggaggagaaagGGAGGGACTATggcgaagatgaggagaagaaaaagttCTGAGGAAGAtcaaagagtaaaatgcaccgtaAGTCCTAAAACTATTTAGGGTGTCAAGTGGATCCTAATTCTATCAAAGTACGTATTTCGACCCTAATTCTTTATAAGTTGTTCACGCGTGCTCCTAATCGAGCCCGAACCACTGCTGACTAGCCAGGTGGCAACTTGACTTCCATGCTGGCTAATTGCCGGGTCGCTGAAAATTGCAAATAGGCCCAATCTTTCAATTTTACTCATCCTGAGGTCTTTTCCCAGGTGGCAACTTGACTTCCACGCTGGCTAATTGCCGGGTCGCTGAAAATTGCAAATAGGCCCAATCTTTCAATTTTACTCATCCTGAGGTCTTTTCCCCGATTGTCCCCACCCCATTTGaaattgcaaaataaaaaggttGGACCTATTGCATTTTTCAGCAACTCAGACACAGTTAGCCAACGTGGCAGTCAACTTGCCATCTAGCCGGTCAGCAGCGGCTCGGGCTCGATTAAAATCATGCGTGAACAACTCACAAAAAATTAGGATCCAAATATACACTTTGATAAAATTAGAACTGACTTTGACACACCCAGTATAGTTACAGTACAgacggtgcattttactcgaGACCAAACTCTCCAGCCTCGGTCACAAACAAAATCATGGGGTCCCGTCGATAGAGAAGACATCAAAACGCACTCGTTGTCGCTCTCACTATTCAGCACGCCTGTCCGGTCGGGTCAATAGTCACGGCCGGCAAGACGATCGATCGAGTGTGCTCCAAGTGATCGGTCGATCCATGGTGCATCGGTCAAAAGATTAGAGAGATTTTCGGGGCGAATTAGAATATGTGTGACCAGAATGTATCGTGTACCGGAGTTACGTTAAGTTCTTGccctgctagctagctgcatgcgTGCTCATTTTTCCTTTGCCGTCTTTGTCACGGCCggcaactagctagctagcgatgCAGATCCATGCATTCGTCCAGCGGTACAGAGGCAGGCCAAAGCGAGCCGTTGTTGTCGTCCGGCGTACGACCGTCTCGTCTCGTTCTTGTCGCGTTGCCGGTTCAGACGGTGACGGCGGCAGTACTGCGGGGTTAGAGAAAACTAGGACCCAGGAGCAACTTGAtactttccaaaaaaaaaagaggagcaACTTGATCTGAATTCTTAAGCATATACGGCGGGTCAATGACTCGAGGTACGAAATGGTACGATCCGAGGGAGGCACATGCGAAGGAGCGAAAATAAGATAAGATAAGATAGCAATCCACTTGCGCCGACAAGTTGGGATCGGCTACCTAGGTTGCAACAGGGCATGGCAGAAAGCAGAACAGAGCTGGGAGTTTGGTCAAGCAGTTCTGCAAGATGCACCTGCTGCGCCTGGAGCATGCAGATAGACCTGCGACCGAACAAATTATCGACCAGGTGCATGATCCAGTGCGCTCTGGATCCGTGCTATGAGATGCTAATCCCTTGATTAATTCTCTGCCGTTACATGGGTATTTGCAAGAGGTTTTTTACTATAGGGACAGACAAATACGGTCCGTTCGTACAATTAATCTAAAGGTTTAGATTTGATAAATTATGAAGGGGAAAAAGCAAACATATCCCCGTATCAGAATTGTGCAAAataggaaagaaaaaataaacaaatattgccCACGTATTCCGTTACTTGTTGAGTTCATGCTAGGTCGCTAGTTTAGTGGCTTTCTTGCCCACGAACAAAAGAATAACCCACTGTTCTTAGCATCACATAAGCATGATTTAGTAGAGGGGGACAACTTTGATCCGACAAAAGTGCCAGAAAAGAGGAAATGATGCTGAAGAATGTCTTCCGTATGCTGGTGCATGCATTCTAGTTGGGTCTGGACAAAGACTCAATGAAGAGAATTCACCACCACCTCGAGAAATCAATCGGCGCCAATAGCTGGCTGGCAAGGATGGAGCTGACGGGACGTGTGCCGGCGGGTGGCCGGCAAGCAGAGATCGATTCGGCGTTGTTCTGATTCTTCGTCTAGTATTGCTTGAGATCGATCCGTTGGACATGATCTTTTTTTCCGTAGTAGTTTTTTATGTGAGTAGGGGCTCAGGATGTCCATTGTCATCAGGACGAAATTACTCCTACAAATACGGTCAAATTTTTTTACTTCTATAAACCCCAAAATGAAACTACTAGTGTAACCACTCTTTAAGCCGTTGATTTAGTCCAATACTACTCCCCTCTAGTACTAGCAAGTTGTACTGTAAAAGAGCTCATTTGCAATTGTTACTTTGCAGGTCTGTGCTAACGTGCGTGCACGGACGCCTACAATTTTCGGCTGATGCCCAGGGACGACAGTTGTACCTATTTACAGCGCTTACAGCGGGTATGCATATGGATCGTCGATTTCAAACCAATACAGAAATGCGGAAATACCTATTTCATGGTCTTCACGTATCACAACGGGTGTTTCGTTCTGCCAATAGCACGGCTTCTCTGGTTGCGCAAGGTAAGCTCTTcgtcaacttttttttttcatcctcCCCCCTTTTCAGTTTTCTCAACATTTCTTGCCTTTCAGTTTCTCAACTTTcagtttttttcaaaaatgattttttatatgtATGGAAGAACATTTTTATGGAGTAAAATTGGAGGTTACTTTCAATTTTGTTTGGAAGAATATTTGAATGGATTTTAGCTGGACTGCTTTGCATCTTCTCACGTGTTTCACATCATTTAGAGAAAAAAGTAAAACATGATACTCACTCTGATACTAAATTcatgtcgtggttttagttcaaatttgaactagaatcacgacaacaatttaggatcagtgGGAGCATACAATGTGTTATTTGCAGTGAGTTCCTGCGATTAATGCCTGAACAAATAacattaattaaataaatataaagaAAATATGACATCTATTAAAAACAATGGAAAATTTTGTTTGCATTTTTGTTATGAAGAGATTATCTCTTAGCCAGCAATAGATCAGAATCACCTCTCCGTTTTTCTTCCAAGAAATGCCGCGTGCAGCTGCAGCTCACACACACAAACCTCTTCATGTGATTTGTACGACAAGAACTTCAAAACAACATCAAGCACGTCTACGGAGCTAGTACATGGAATTAAATACTTACTCCAattcatattagttgtcgaaatattacatgtatttagacgtcttttaggcatagatacatccatatttgggcaaatttgagacaattaatatggatcgagAGGAGTAGCTAATCTTACTCGAAGGGCATTAAATAGCTAGTCTTGACCTTTTCTGGACTAATCGtccaaaaacaacaacaaatagcTGATCTTGCGTCAGCATAGTGTGTAGGTGTTGCCAATCTTTTCTTCCCTTTTCTGTAAAAAGGGATCTTCCAAATCTGGAAACATCAAAACGCAGGGTAACCTGAAAGGCTGAAAGTGACCTTGGGCCATCCTGACGTCGATTGCGGCCCGGCCGGCCATCAAACTGGGCAAACCGTGTCGGTTGTATCCAAACCCAATCGCTGACTCTGCGACTCCGTTGTTTCGAGCACGCTGCGGCGGCAGAGCGGGCAAGTGGTTTGGAAGCGGAACCACATGTCGACGCACCTCGCGTGGAACGACCGGTGCCGGAGCAGCAGCCCCGCACCGCGGCAGGAGCCggccctcctcgccgtcgctgaACTCCGCGATACATATCGCGCACTCCACCGCCTGAACCACGGCGCCGTGACCGTTATCGGAGCAGTGGACGAATGCGGGCAATGCTGTGATGGCCCGCTCCAGCTCCTGCCTGTTCCGGGCCTTGGGCCTGGGCGACACAGCCGGGGGCGAGTACGACGCGTCGGTGAACTCCGGCTCCGCAGCCCACCCTTGCGCGAGAAGAATCGCCAGAGGTAGAAGTAGATGAGGAAAGACGACGAGGACGTTGATGTCACGAGGCACCACGTGCGAAGCTGCCCGTGCGGCGGCAGCCATTGGCCTGCGGCTACGTGGATGCATGtgccatgttttttgtttcacCATGTACCTATCCAGTGTGAATCAgtgtgcgcgcgcgtgtgCCTGGCTCTCGGGGACGCTGGACGGACGGCGCCATCGACAACCGTTTTGTCGATCTGTGGGCGTGGAAGCGACAAAGATAATCAGAGAATGGAAGCTGCAGCGCATGGAAAAGGCATCCGGCCACTTATCGCCATGTCGGGGTTATTGTTGGGCTAGCTGATGATGGCCGAATGGAGCTTCAAAGGCTACTtctgcgtgcgtgcgtgtacGTGCCGCTGGCGGCCATGCAGTGAAACCACGACGCCCGCTGGCCCGCTGGGTTCATGAATGGTTTGCGGTGACTTGGCGTGGATACGGTTAATTGGAATGTTGTTTGTACgttccgcaaaaaaaagatgtgtTGTGCTTCTACTTGTGTCGCGACTCGCAACAGAACGAAACAAAACCTCTTTGGCCATCGCAAAAGGCATATACGAGGGAACAAGTGCAATGTCTGAGATGTGCTTCCTCGTTGTTGCCATTTAATCGTAGGTACGCTAGCTAGCGGGGAGCGACAAGCAAATCGGCCCTGCATCTGTCGGCTTCTCCGGGATAAAACTTGCCATGCCTCACAAAGTCACAAGCAACTCGACCTGCATGTAGTTAATGATATCCTTTAGTGAAAGGTTAGTTGTTGTACTGGTGGAGTAAACAATTGGTTAGAGGGAGGAGAAAGCGTTGCACCTTTCTGAAAAAGAAAGTATAGTCCGGTTTGTTTGGTGAACGGCCGGACAACGCAGACGAGAGATTCCAGTACGGACCATTCACGCTTTCATTTTACCAACATtcgattttccttttttccaaaaaatcttcttcctccctcgaTCGCGAAGTTGCTCAGTGACGCTGACTTTGCCCATTTCTACATcttgtaattttaatccctgGTTTTGCACAAAGCCACACAGGTTGACTTATCACCTTCATCGATCCATGCTCTCTGGCTTCCCAACTATATATGTTTCATTGGGCACGCCACTCGGTTCCCTCCGGTTGGCACGGCAGTGGACAAGAcagctttacttttcctggcgtcAGGCGACACGCACTGTAGCCAcgtgccggcttccgtcatcgGTCCTTCTTCGGTGCTTTACCGTGCAGCCGCCTGGCACCGCGACGTGACCAACTACTGCTTTCCTTTGATAAAAggggcgctgctttactttgcgtcATGTGCTCAGGATAAGACCGCTGACGCATC
The Brachypodium distachyon strain Bd21 chromosome 2, Brachypodium_distachyon_v3.0, whole genome shotgun sequence genome window above contains:
- the LOC112270734 gene encoding E3 ubiquitin-protein ligase EL5-like; this encodes MAAAARAASHVVPRDINVLVVFPHLLLPLAILLAQGWAAEPEFTDASYSPPAVSPRPKARNRQELERAITALPAFVHCSDNGHGAVVQAVECAICIAEFSDGEEGRLLPRCGAAAPAPVVPREKREEKIGNTYTLC
- the LOC100830716 gene encoding RING-H2 finger protein ATL39 codes for the protein MHTIGKLPSAVPLVQIHLLATGAAMSTAQQSGSPTHAAAAAVETSSHWAPHGPVLTACLVSINLLMILLIFFYFWRFFSGKRGPSSPGEGESSSADTSPATSPRASSSSRRRREDIASSLPVSVFDSSRDAADRDGDCAVCIVEFRDGELARLLPRCGHRFHAACVDAWLRLHATCPLCRASVVAPAGPDAAAPKNGDPKDDGAADECPV